GTCGGTGAAGGAAAAAGATATCATCATCAACCAAAGTTGGGCAAAGATTTTTGTAAATAGCAAAGTGCAAATAGAAGACGACCTGGACGAAAACCGTGAGATACCCATCCATAAAGACGTTCAGGCTTATCTCAAAGACATCGATTTCTTTTTTAAAAAAGTAGCCTTTAAGTTTGATGTCGAAAAAATAGAGCATCAGATCAACGAGAAAAACGAACTCTTTTTCAAAATTACGCTCAACCGAAACCTGAGCGGCACCACCATCGAAGGCGACAGCGTGAGCAGCAACCAGCTGCGCTTTATCGAGATAAATCTTACCGACACAGATAAAGACCTGAAGGTAGCAAGCATTTACACCACCCTTCTCAACGAAAAAGAAGAGCTGCGCAACTGGTGGAATGAGCTGCCCCTGGCCTGGAAAGATTTTTTCGGCTGCCACATCACCCTGGCCGAAAATCTGCTTCTGAAAGAAATCTTTTACTACGACGATAGCCTGGCGCAGCTCCGAACGAAAGTAGAACGCCGCATGAGCCGCGACACACTGAGCCTCGCTGTGAACGACGATACTCTTACCATGCCGCTCAGCAACGGCGCCCCTGTTACTGCGGCTTTTATCGACCGGCAGATCAAGAAAATTTTAAATCTCGACACCATTAACATTTCGGGCAATACGCACATCCTTTCGCTGGAGCCACTCTCCAAGCTCACTTCGCTGCGGCGCATCGACTGCAGCCGCACCTTTGTAGAAGACCTGATGCCGTTGCGCAATAATATTCAACTCGAATATCTCAACTGTGGCAGCACTTCGGTGAATAGCCTGGACCCATTAAAATATACAACCCGCCTCGAAATACTTCTGCTCAACAATACCCTTGTAGATAACCTGGAGGCGGTAAAGAATTTTAAACAACTGCGTCAGCTCAATTTCAGCAACACGCCGGTAGCCGACATGTCGGTTATTTCCGGGTTGCCAAAACTTAATGAGCTGGAGCTGATAGCCACCCAGGTAAATACGCTCGCACCGCTTCAGACTGTTACTTCGCTTGAACGCCTCGATTTCTCTGAGACCTCCATCACCGATCTTTCTCCCCTAAAAGGTTTGAATAATCTTCGTTTCCTAAAGTTCGACCGCACACAGGTGAGGGATTTGTCGCCATTGAAAACAACGGAAAGCTTGCAAATTCTTTTTGCCGACCAGACTGCTGTTAGCGAGCTTGAGTCACTTGCAGATCTACCACGTCTCAGCCGCATTTATTGCGACCAATCAGGCGTGACGCGCGCTGATGCAATAGCATTTATGAAAAATAAACCGGAAGTGCTGGTGATATATGAGTCGGCAAATCTTGAAAACTGGTGGAAAACGATGGCCCCTGCCTGGAAGCGCATTTTTAAAGATGCTATCGGACTGCAACAGGAACCTGCCAAAGAAGAGCTGCATCAAATGTCGCGCATAAAAAAACTTTCTATTGCCAACAATGCATCGATCCATTCGCTGGAACCACTCTCTGCCCTGCCAATGCTTTACTGCCTCAATGCTCAGGGAACCGGCATCTCTTCGCTGGAACCGCTAGCCAACCTCGGAGATTTACATGAACTAAACTTTTCGGATACACCTGTAGAGGATATACTGCCGCTCCAAAATCTGACAAAACTTGAGAAGCTCTCGTTCGACCGCACCCCGGTGAAAAGCATCGTTCCGCTGATGCCGCTTGAGCTACTCACCTTGGTATATGCCGACAACACGAGCGTACTCGACGAAGAAATGGTCGAATTCACTTACCGGCATCCCAAAGCGCTGGTGGTGTACCAAACATCTGAGCTGATGCTGTGGTGGGAAAAGCTTCCTGACGTTTGGAAACTGCTGGCCGAGAAGTTTATCCATAGCGACGAAACTCTCACGCGTGAACAGTTGCAAACGCTGGTCAACCTGCGTCGCATCCGCCTGAGCGACGTACCCGCACTCGAAAGTAAAAGCATCGAAATCCGTAGTCTCGAGTTTATTGATAAGCTATTGTTTTTGGAAGAGCTAAGTTTCAGCAACACCAGCATCACCAGCCTGGAACCGTTGCGTGGCATGGTATCGCTGCGAATCCTGATATGTCCCAACAACCCCATCGGTAGCCTGGAACCACTCTCGGAAGTTCCTAATCTGGAAGTGCTGGACGTGCAAAATACGCCTGTCGAAAGCCTCGAATATCTTGCACCGCTTGCGCAAATGAAAAAAATCAACTGTTCGGGAACCATGATTAAAAAACTAAAAGGTTTACAGAATTTACAAAACCTTGAGCAGCTCGACTGCTTTAATACAAGCATTCGTAAATTAAACGAGGTAGAAGGTTTGCCGGAGTTGAAGTTGGTGCGTTGCTACAACACGCGCATCAACCAGCGTAGTATCGATAAATTCAAAGATAAAAACCCGCAGGTGGAAGTGGTTTATTATTAAGGGGGCATCGTAGCGTCGATACGTTGCCGGTGGTGGTGTTTTCGGAAGTGGCTCTATCGCTGCGAACTTCTGACGCCTCAGGTATTTCCATTCTAAACTTTTCGTGTGCCTGACTGATAATAAATAATTCGATTGAAATTATTCCTATTTTTGGCTTCCAATCGCTGATGAAGAAGTTGCGTTGATAAATTAATCGCCTTCAGCTTTCGCGATGAGTTTTAGTTTTAATAACTCAAATTATGATCCTATGAAAAAGGTTCTTTGGGTATTGTTTTTTACAGTCCTTTCTTCCATCGCAATTGGTCAGGTGGAAAATATCGAAAGTCTGATGACGCGTAAGTATATTTCGTGCGAGGATATTCGGATCAACGCCACCAATCTCATTCCCGAATATTACCAGAAAGGCGCAAAGGATACCGCCTACGCAATTCTGGATTATTGGGATAAACAATGTATGGGTGTCGAAATGATTGCCTGCTGCAGGATTTTATTTGCCATCGATAGCGGCAACTTTACTGAAAGAACGTATAGCAGCAACATCACCCAGCAGTTGTTTGCTAATGGAAACCATCTCTATTTTAAATATGATTATGAAGGTGATTTTTACTATTCTCGCTGGGATAACTTCAGGATCCAACCCGACGCACTGGATAAATTTACCACCGACCTTGCCGGGGAACTCTTGAAACGAGACAACTTAACGCCCACTGAAATATTTTTCCTGAAATTCTACTCAAAGGATTATGAGCATGTGTTTGCAATGCTGCAGACAGATGCATTTAATGGAACCCTTATCCAAAAACTCTATTATGCTGAAGTGCAACGTTACATCAAGCAAGTGATATTTCATGGCGATTTTCTCTATGGCGTCTGGATTCCGCAGGACAACCTACAAACAATCGGCACGCACCTATCGCTGGGTTTTCGCGGAGGCATACAATTCAAGCGACTGACTGCAGATGCTTCCATGATATTTCGCGTCGGAAAGGCGCCCGAAGTTTATCAGGTGTATAAAAATGATTCCATCTGGAACACCGACCACCATATTGGAGGCTACCTGGGATTGGATGCAGGATTTGAAATGTTCAGATTAAAAAGGAGCAGCTTCAACCTCATTGGTGGAGTTGCGGTGGATTTAATTGACGTTTTGAACATTAAAGACGCAAATTGCACCAATGAAATTACCAAGACCCTAACCTCTTTAAATTTGAATTTTGGATTGGGTTACAGATATTATCTGAATCAATTCAGCTATCTGGGTTTGGATTTTAAATATAATGCAGTCGATTTCAAAAATCCTTCCGGAACTAATTTGGATGGAAATGTCTGGACCATCAATTTTCTTTACGGCTTTACCGGAAATCGCTACAATGCGGCCAGATTAAAAGAACTGGATTACAAGCAATAATATAACAAGGATTCGTTCCGATACCCGGCTTCCAATTAATGTATTTCGGTAACCAATCATCATTTTGAATTTTTCAAAAAACCTTAAATGGTTCCATTATTACAAGACCCTCACTTCTTAGTTACGGGAATTTTTCTATTTTAGCCCCATCTAACATTTAAAAACTTAACGTAATGGAAAACACAAACGCAACAACAAATTATCAAAACAGCTATGCACCGCCGGTACAGCCTGCGGTAACCGTCGGCGACTGGGTGCTAACCCTTCTTATCACGGCTATTCCAATCGTGGGGATAATTATGCTTTTTGTATGGGCATTTTCGGGCGGCAATAACGTAAGCAAAGCCAACTGGGCCAAGGCCGCGTTGATATGGATGCTGGTGGGTCTGGTGCTTGGAGTACTGTTTTGGGGAGCTATCGGCTCGATGCTTATGGGTGCTTTTTATTAAAACGCATCGTTAGTTATCTTCGGCAAACCATTCGGTATAGGAGGTAACGGTTTCCCAAAGTTTCAGGTGGTGGAGTTTCACATTGGCGGGCAAAGCGGCCTGGATGCGGGCTGCAAAATCGATAATCAGATTTTCGCTCGTCGGCTGATACTCCACCACTACTATTCGATCGTAATGCTGTTTCATCATTTGCAGAAGCTGAGCCGGCGTGTCCTTACGCAATATCAGCGAATGATCCAGAGCATCAGTAATCAATCCTTTGATGATCCTTTTTAAATCTTTAAAGTCGATAACCATACCATATTTGGGTGAGGAAGGGTCGTCAACCGGCTCGCCGATAAGCGTTACCAACAATTCGTAGGAATGTCCGTGAATGTTGCTGCACAACCCGTCGTGACCGGGCAATGCGTGCGCCATATCGAATTTATAGGCTTTGGTAATTCTAATCTTTGCCATGTGTTAATTGGTTTTTGTATTAATGGAATATCTTATAATTAATACTTTTTCGCGAAGCCTGATCCGTAATGTGCAGCAGATAAAAGCCGTGGGGCAATTCCGTCAGGCTAATGCTGTTCAGCTTTTGGCCGTCGGCTTGTACTGTGGTAATGATGCGGCCGGTTGCATCCGAGAGCGAATATATGAGCGGTTGCTGCGTCACCTCCAGCGTACTGTTGATGTAAAGAATATCTGCGGTGGGATTTGGATAAACCGAAAAGTCGGAAGCACTAAAATACGGCTCGTCGATACCGCTGGGATCAAACCAAACGATTTCCACAAATTCAGGATGATCGATGTAGGGATTGCGATTGTTCTGAATGGCGTATACCGCGTTGTTGCGAGCTATCTCTTTGGCGCTCACCGGATCATCCTGGTGCCAGGAGTGCAGAAGCTGCAATGCCCAGCTTTTGGGCTGCGAACCATTTACCATCGGGCTGCCCGGCCAGTTGCTGTCTTCGCCTAAGTAACGGGTCGCCATATAAAAATAGGTGCGGGCAAAATCGCCTTTATAAGCATCGATAGGTTCAAACACCACGCTGGAGTATCCGGGTGTGATGCTGGTTCCGAGCTTGCTGCCGTTGAGCGACGTCCAGCTGGCAGTTCCCACTTCTCCGTAAGGATAATTGTCGCGTTTACCGTTTACGTAGCCATCGGTAGGATAGATATGAAAAAGATCGGTGTTCATAGGTGCCACAGTGCCGCCAAACCAGCTTCGCGGAAACGAATGTTCACGGTTGTAGCAGTCGCCTTCGCTGTTGTAGTTGCCACACTGATCAGAGAAAAAGGTGTACTGATATGGAGGCGTTCCACCAGGAACATCCGAATACATATCCCAAACTTTGCCATTGGCTTTTTTGTCGGTATTCTCAAAAGAATTCCAAAGGGCGCTGTAACTGATGGCGTTGTGACCTTTGATGATAGTATGAAGCGCCTGCTGCATGGCGGTGCCTTCCAGCCCTATGGCACTGTTGTAATAACCGGCAGGCTCCTGCGCTGCAGCAGTAAGGAATACAAAAAGAAAGTACGAAAAATAGAGTTTCTTCATCCTAAGATTTATAAAATATTAAAATATTTAAGGATTAAAAATATGCCAATACCCATCACCAATGCGCCACCCGCAAGCAATATGCGCATCGCCAGCAGAAATCGGTGGCTCATGCGGCCAAAGAAAAAAGCAACCGTTACCACAATCGCAAAAACAACAGCAACAGCGATAAGCGTTTCGTTAAAAGAGGCGGAAAGGAAAGGCAAAATGACTCCGAGCATGAAAATATTGATACCCACCGCCGCAGCATAGCCAAGCATCACCGGTGTGCTTGTGAGTTCCCAGACCATCTCATTAAACTTAGGGTTGAAAGATTTGATTACAATTTTTAGCCCCAGCAAAAGCAAAATAGCCGGAGCTACCACTTGCATGCTGTCGCTGATGAGTGAGCGTAGCCAAAGTCCACCCGAAAAACCGAGCCAGACATAGGCCATATTTATTAATACAATGCTAATCGCGATTTTAAAAACAAAACGCTTGCGTGCTTCTTTGAGAAAGCCATTTAGATAAATGGTGGCAAAAGTGTCGGTGGCCATGCCCACAAAGATCAAAATCAGCAATATGCTATTCAAAATCAGACGAGTATTAGTATGAAAATAAAGAGACCAAAAGTATCAAAAAAACTGCTTTCACTCGCTTTCGATACCTTACATGGCACGAGGCTGCTTGTTAGTTGCATGTTTTGGCTCTGCTATAAATTCCAAAAAGCAGTAAAACAAATCATAATATTCAAGACTTTTTCAGCCCATCTCTACCAAACTTCTATCCTCTTTCAAACAAGCGCCACAATTTTTTCGAGCCACTGCGCATCGGTGTCGTCGAAGGAGGCAAGGTCGGCGCAATCCACATCGAGCACGCCATAAATATGTCCGCCCTCATCGCGCAGTGGAACTACTATTTCGGAGCGCGAG
This portion of the Bacteroidales bacterium genome encodes:
- a CDS encoding 6-carboxytetrahydropterin synthase — its product is MAKIRITKAYKFDMAHALPGHDGLCSNIHGHSYELLVTLIGEPVDDPSSPKYGMVIDFKDLKRIIKGLITDALDHSLILRKDTPAQLLQMMKQHYDRIVVVEYQPTSENLIIDFAARIQAALPANVKLHHLKLWETVTSYTEWFAEDN
- a CDS encoding leucine-rich repeat domain-containing protein, whose translation is MKTLSIKLAVLFTALIIYTVPATAQTKLTPEEVERYSEDARKMVSYLETTFNTLGNPKVSVKEKDIIINQSWAKIFVNSKVQIEDDLDENREIPIHKDVQAYLKDIDFFFKKVAFKFDVEKIEHQINEKNELFFKITLNRNLSGTTIEGDSVSSNQLRFIEINLTDTDKDLKVASIYTTLLNEKEELRNWWNELPLAWKDFFGCHITLAENLLLKEIFYYDDSLAQLRTKVERRMSRDTLSLAVNDDTLTMPLSNGAPVTAAFIDRQIKKILNLDTINISGNTHILSLEPLSKLTSLRRIDCSRTFVEDLMPLRNNIQLEYLNCGSTSVNSLDPLKYTTRLEILLLNNTLVDNLEAVKNFKQLRQLNFSNTPVADMSVISGLPKLNELELIATQVNTLAPLQTVTSLERLDFSETSITDLSPLKGLNNLRFLKFDRTQVRDLSPLKTTESLQILFADQTAVSELESLADLPRLSRIYCDQSGVTRADAIAFMKNKPEVLVIYESANLENWWKTMAPAWKRIFKDAIGLQQEPAKEELHQMSRIKKLSIANNASIHSLEPLSALPMLYCLNAQGTGISSLEPLANLGDLHELNFSDTPVEDILPLQNLTKLEKLSFDRTPVKSIVPLMPLELLTLVYADNTSVLDEEMVEFTYRHPKALVVYQTSELMLWWEKLPDVWKLLAEKFIHSDETLTREQLQTLVNLRRIRLSDVPALESKSIEIRSLEFIDKLLFLEELSFSNTSITSLEPLRGMVSLRILICPNNPIGSLEPLSEVPNLEVLDVQNTPVESLEYLAPLAQMKKINCSGTMIKKLKGLQNLQNLEQLDCFNTSIRKLNEVEGLPELKLVRCYNTRINQRSIDKFKDKNPQVEVVYY
- a CDS encoding endonuclease gives rise to the protein MKKLYFSYFLFVFLTAAAQEPAGYYNSAIGLEGTAMQQALHTIIKGHNAISYSALWNSFENTDKKANGKVWDMYSDVPGGTPPYQYTFFSDQCGNYNSEGDCYNREHSFPRSWFGGTVAPMNTDLFHIYPTDGYVNGKRDNYPYGEVGTASWTSLNGSKLGTSITPGYSSVVFEPIDAYKGDFARTYFYMATRYLGEDSNWPGSPMVNGSQPKSWALQLLHSWHQDDPVSAKEIARNNAVYAIQNNRNPYIDHPEFVEIVWFDPSGIDEPYFSASDFSVYPNPTADILYINSTLEVTQQPLIYSLSDATGRIITTVQADGQKLNSISLTELPHGFYLLHITDQASRKSINYKIFH
- a CDS encoding manganese efflux pump, producing the protein MNSILLILIFVGMATDTFATIYLNGFLKEARKRFVFKIAISIVLINMAYVWLGFSGGLWLRSLISDSMQVVAPAILLLLGLKIVIKSFNPKFNEMVWELTSTPVMLGYAAAVGINIFMLGVILPFLSASFNETLIAVAVVFAIVVTVAFFFGRMSHRFLLAMRILLAGGALVMGIGIFLILKYFNIL